CGCGGTCGGCCACGGCCTCGCGGGCCTCGAGGCCGGGAACCTTAACGCCCTCAGGAAACCGCGCATCCAGTTCGATCCCAGTGAGACCCTCGGCCTCGCCGTAGTTGCGCTCAACGAACGCCGCATCGTGCTCGATATCGCCGAAGCCGATCTCACGGGCGATGATCTGCGCGGTCTCGGATGCGCGCGACAGGGGAGAGGCGACGATGCGACTCCAGGCGCGCCCGGCCAGCAGCCGCCCAGCGGCCGCCGCCTGCTCGCGGCCCAGATCGTTCAGTGGGATGTCGGTCGCGCCCTGAATGCGGCGGGCGCGGTTCCAGTCGGTCTCTCCGTGGCGCACGAGCGCGAAGACGGTCATCGGTCCTTTCCGCGCGGCCGGATCTCGGCGGCGCCGGTCAGGCGAGGAGCGCGTCGCCGAGGAGCGCGAGCGTCTCCGAAGTGCCCGCGTCGATCTTAATGGCCGCGCGCGCATCGGCCTTGGTTACTCCACGGTTCACGATGACGACGGGGATGCGCCGCTTCTGCGCGAGTCCCACGAGGCGTACGCCCGAGTTCACGACGAGAGAGGACCCCAGCACCACGAGCGCGTCGGCGCGGGCGACGATGCTGCGCGCCTCCTCAAACTTCACGGGCGGCACGAACTCGCCGAAGAACACGATGTCGGGCTTCAGGGTGCCGCCGCAGACCGTGCACTCGGGGATCGCGAAACGCGACACGTCGTCAACCTCAGCGTCGCCGTCGGGGTTGATGCGGCTGGCCGCCGACTCGTCGAACCACGGGTTCAGCGCGCTGATGCGCTCCGCGACCGCGTCGCGCGAGAAAGCCTGACCGCAGTGCAGACACACCACGCGATCCATCGAGCCGTGCAGGTCGACGACACGCTGGGAACCGGCGCGCACGTGCAGACCGTCCACGTTTTGGGTGACCACGCCGGTGACGAGACCGGCGTGTTCGAGCTCGGCGAGCATCCGATGACCGGAATTCGGGCGGGAGGTCGCAAATCGCGACCAGCCGAGGTGACTGCCCGCCCAGTAGCGCTTGCGGTACGGCTCGTCGGCGAGGAACTGGCTGAAGGTCATCGGCGTGCGCACGGGGGCGCCGGCACCGCGATAGTCGGGGATGCCCGAGTCGGTGCTCACGCCCGCACCCGTCAAGACGGCCATGCGGCGGCCCTTCAGCAGCTCGGTGGCGCGGGAAAGCTCAGCGAGGGCCTCGTCGCCGAGGGCGAGGGCGGGTGCGGTGCTCGTCACGGGTACTCCGAATCGCGCGGATGCTCGTCAGCGTAAACGCGTTCGGTTTCGGATATGTTTCCCGAGGCTGATTGCCAGGTCATGACGGCCCGACTCGCCGGATGCGCAGGGCGGAGGACATAGATGGGGGATGGGGTGGACGTTCGCGAATTCACGACCCTCGACGACCCGGCGCTCGACGACTTCGCGCGGCTCACCGACGTGGCGCTGCGCCGGGCGATTGAGCCCGAGGGTGGGCTGTACCTCGCCGAATCACTCACCGTGATCGGGCGGGCGCTGGCCGCCGGGCACCAGCCGCGCAGCGTGCTCACCTCGGAGCGCTGGCTGCCCGAGCTTTCGCGGTTACTAGAGGGCCACGACGTGCCCGTGTACGTGGGGGCGCCGGCGCTGCTCGAAGAACTCACCGGGTACCACCTGCACCGCGGGGCGCTCGCCAGCATGCACCGGCCCGCGCTGCCAGACCCTGCGGAGTTGTTGCGCGACGCCCGCCGCGTCGTCGTCATCGAAAACGTCGTCGACCACACGAACATCGGGGCGATCTTCCGCTCGGTCGCGGGCCTCGGCGCCGACGCCGTCTTTGTGACCGCCGATGCCGCCGACCCGCTCTACCGTCGCAGCGTCCGCGTGTCGATGGGCACGGTGCTGCAGGTGCCGTGGACCCGTCTGCCCGAATGGGATGCGGCACGCGCGCTGTTCACGGAGGCTGGCTTCCAGCTTGTCGCCCTCGCGCTCGCCGACGACGCCGTCGGTCTGCGGGAGTACGCGGCCGCGGCGCCGGAGCGAGTCGCGGTCGTCGTGGGGTCGGAAGGTGATGGCTTGTCCCGGCGCGCGCTGGCCGCCGCCAACACGGTCGTCACGATCCCCATGGGGCACGGGGTCGACTCGCTGAACGTGGCAGCCGCTGCCGCCGTGGCGCTCTATGCGCTGCAGGTCTAGGTGTCCCCTTTCTGGCTCTTGTTGACATGAGGATGGAACTCCGGGCCGGGTAGAGCTGTCAAGGTTGTCTCTCGTGCGGCGAATATTCATTTCTCACGGTGAAGCCCGGCTGACGCCTGTCGGCAGGTCGATCTCGGTCCAACGCAGTGTGGCAGGGCGTCTGGTGGGGGAGCCACACCGGGATGAGAACCTCGCGCACCACAGCGTGGAAGTGGTGGCGCAGGTTTCATCAGGCCGGTGTAGCGGTTCTGTTCGACTGGCCAAGTGTCGTCGGCAACTACACACACCGTGCTCGTGCCTGCGAGGGAGCGCCAGTGCTCATCGCGCGCAAGTCGGGCAAGCGTTTCTCAATCAAATTGGCCCTGCAGATCAGGCTTCCCGCTTCGACCGTGGGTGACGTCCCTCTGAGTGGTGGAGTTTCTCAACACCGTGCGGGATCAGCTTTTGGTGATTATGCCGCGTTCAGTTCCGGGATCGCCACCTCCTGTTCTGTTGCGTTGAGGAGTTTCATGGAGTGTTCGCTGAAGTAGCGGCGGTCGGCGCCGTCCCATTCGTCGTGTTGCTCGATCAACACGTGCCCGGCCAGGCGCAGTAGCGCGGCAGGGTTCGGGAAGGTGCCCACGACATCGGTGCGGCGTTTGATCTCTTTGTTGACCCGCTCCAGTGGGTTGGTGGACCAGATCTGTCGCCAGTGCGCGGTCGGGAACCCGGTGAAGGCGAGCAGGTCCTCGCGCGCGGTCTCGAGCATGTCGGCGATCTTGGGGTGGGAGCGGGTGAGCATGCGCGTGACTTCGTCGAACTGGGTGTTCACGTGCTCGGCGTCGGGTTGGGCGAAGATCGTGCGGATAATCGAGGCAACCATGGGGCCTGCAGTCTTGGGCACGTTCGCCAACACGTTGCGCATGAAGTGGACCCGGCATCGCTGCCAGGACGAGCCGTGGAACACGGTCTCGATCGCGGCAATCAAACCCGTGTGGGCGTCGGAGATGACCAGCTTCACCCCGGCAAGCCCACGAGCCTTCAACGAACGCAGGAACGTGGTCCAGAACGGTTGCGATTCGGTGTCTCCCACCTCGAAACCGAGCACTTCCCTGCGCCCGTCGGCGGCGATGCCGACCGCGACGA
The sequence above is a segment of the Microcella alkaliphila genome. Coding sequences within it:
- a CDS encoding TrmH family RNA methyltransferase, whose product is MDVREFTTLDDPALDDFARLTDVALRRAIEPEGGLYLAESLTVIGRALAAGHQPRSVLTSERWLPELSRLLEGHDVPVYVGAPALLEELTGYHLHRGALASMHRPALPDPAELLRDARRVVVIENVVDHTNIGAIFRSVAGLGADAVFVTADAADPLYRRSVRVSMGTVLQVPWTRLPEWDAARALFTEAGFQLVALALADDAVGLREYAAAAPERVAVVVGSEGDGLSRRALAAANTVVTIPMGHGVDSLNVAAAAAVALYALQV
- a CDS encoding Sir2 family NAD-dependent protein deacetylase — protein: MTSTAPALALGDEALAELSRATELLKGRRMAVLTGAGVSTDSGIPDYRGAGAPVRTPMTFSQFLADEPYRKRYWAGSHLGWSRFATSRPNSGHRMLAELEHAGLVTGVVTQNVDGLHVRAGSQRVVDLHGSMDRVVCLHCGQAFSRDAVAERISALNPWFDESAASRINPDGDAEVDDVSRFAIPECTVCGGTLKPDIVFFGEFVPPVKFEEARSIVARADALVVLGSSLVVNSGVRLVGLAQKRRIPVVIVNRGVTKADARAAIKIDAGTSETLALLGDALLA
- a CDS encoding IS256 family transposase; this encodes MALDQSALLELLGELKLTDVTDRIRVATETLYQELIDAEAAAFIGAAPFERTPDRVTQRNGTRPRTLATTAGELELRVPKLRQGSFFPSLLERRRRVDQALFAVVMEAYVHGVSTRKVDDLVKALGADTGISKSEVSRICSNLDEDVAAFRDRPLADQAYPYVFLDATYCKARVGRRVVSQAVVVAVGIAADGRREVLGFEVGDTESQPFWTTFLRSLKARGLAGVKLVISDAHTGLIAAIETVFHGSSWQRCRVHFMRNVLANVPKTAGPMVASIIRTIFAQPDAEHVNTQFDEVTRMLTRSHPKIADMLETAREDLLAFTGFPTAHWRQIWSTNPLERVNKEIKRRTDVVGTFPNPAALLRLAGHVLIEQHDEWDGADRRYFSEHSMKLLNATEQEVAIPELNAA
- a CDS encoding histidine phosphatase family protein, which codes for MTVFALVRHGETDWNRARRIQGATDIPLNDLGREQAAAAGRLLAGRAWSRIVASPLSRASETAQIIAREIGFGDIEHDAAFVERNYGEAEGLTGIELDARFPEGVKVPGLEAREAVADRVIAGLHQLADAHPGEAIIVVAHGGVIRSVLETVAPGRHREPITNGSIHSFQHADGGLELVLFNDPLDEQSIFPYADDYDEQNPLAHRESEREEG